The following coding sequences lie in one Flavobacteriales bacterium genomic window:
- a CDS encoding DUF885 domain-containing protein has product MKKIVGVLFVAFLIACGCDKKVETTVDQNQLFDTYKESFINQLWENSPGWAMWVGYHKYDHILTIPNEETRKKELAFAKNHLDSLSKFSVDGLSDNNKTDFYLMENLLKGNIWTINELKSYEWDPSNYNVSGGFSNILTTDFENLDTRLDIFYQRMENIPAYFEAAKQNIKNPTLEHTQLAIDQNLGGLSVFETELENALEKSTINENTKTEIYKRADKATAAIKSYADWLKNLKNETPRSFRLGKELYAKKFEFDIQSSNTVEEVYQKALKSKAELHVKMAQITHQIWNNYFKQAIPNDTLLAVRMMIDHLSAKHVQPDSFQTAIEQQIPVLVEFIKDKDLIYIDPTKPLVVRKEPAYMAGVAGASISSPGPYEKNANTYYNVGSLEGWSKEQSESYLREYNHYILQILNIHEAIPGHYTQLVYSNQSPSLIKAILGNGTMIEGWAVYTELMMLENGYGNNEPEMWLMYYKWNLRTVCNTILDYSVHTQNFSKEDALDLLVNQAFQQQAEAEGKWKRVTLTQVQLCSYFTGFKEIYEFREEYKTLVGKDFNLKKFHEKFLSYGSAPVKNIREMMLAELKK; this is encoded by the coding sequence ATGAAAAAAATTGTTGGAGTATTATTTGTCGCATTTTTAATTGCTTGTGGTTGTGATAAAAAAGTAGAAACTACTGTTGATCAAAATCAATTGTTTGATACTTATAAAGAAAGTTTTATCAATCAGTTGTGGGAAAATTCTCCAGGTTGGGCAATGTGGGTAGGCTACCATAAATACGACCATATTTTAACTATTCCTAACGAAGAAACCCGTAAAAAAGAACTTGCTTTTGCTAAAAACCATTTAGACTCCTTGAGTAAATTTTCTGTTGATGGTTTATCAGATAATAACAAAACCGATTTTTATTTGATGGAGAATTTGTTAAAAGGAAACATTTGGACCATTAACGAATTAAAATCATACGAATGGGACCCTTCAAATTATAATGTTTCTGGTGGATTTTCTAATATATTAACTACCGATTTTGAAAACCTTGATACTCGTTTAGATATTTTCTACCAACGTATGGAAAACATTCCTGCTTATTTTGAAGCAGCAAAACAAAACATTAAAAACCCCACATTAGAACACACACAATTGGCAATTGACCAAAATCTTGGTGGTTTATCCGTTTTTGAAACCGAATTGGAAAACGCTTTAGAAAAGTCGACCATTAACGAAAACACCAAAACTGAAATTTACAAAAGAGCCGACAAAGCCACTGCTGCTATTAAAAGCTATGCTGATTGGTTGAAAAACTTAAAGAACGAAACACCTCGTAGTTTTAGGTTAGGAAAAGAACTGTATGCCAAAAAATTTGAATTCGATATTCAATCGAGCAATACGGTTGAAGAAGTTTATCAAAAAGCATTAAAAAGCAAAGCCGAATTACATGTTAAAATGGCTCAAATCACGCATCAAATTTGGAACAACTATTTTAAACAAGCTATCCCTAATGATACTTTACTGGCTGTGAGAATGATGATTGACCATTTATCTGCTAAACATGTTCAACCCGATTCTTTCCAAACTGCCATTGAACAACAAATACCTGTTTTAGTGGAGTTTATTAAAGATAAAGACTTGATTTATATCGACCCAACAAAACCTTTGGTAGTTAGAAAAGAACCTGCATACATGGCTGGTGTTGCTGGAGCTTCCATTTCATCGCCTGGTCCTTACGAAAAAAATGCAAACACCTATTACAATGTGGGTAGTTTAGAGGGTTGGTCGAAAGAGCAATCAGAAAGTTATTTGAGGGAATACAATCATTACATTTTACAAATTTTAAATATTCACGAAGCCATTCCTGGACATTACACACAATTGGTTTACAGCAATCAATCGCCAAGTTTAATAAAAGCAATTTTAGGTAACGGCACCATGATTGAAGGTTGGGCGGTTTATACCGAATTGATGATGTTAGAAAATGGTTACGGCAACAACGAGCCAGAAATGTGGTTGATGTATTACAAATGGAATTTAAGAACTGTTTGCAACACCATTTTAGATTACAGTGTTCATACTCAAAACTTCTCAAAAGAAGATGCTTTAGATTTATTGGTTAACCAAGCATTTCAACAACAAGCAGAAGCTGAAGGAAAATGGAAAAGAGTTACTTTAACTCAAGTACAATTGTGTAGCTACTTTACTGGATTTAAAGAAATTTACGAATTTAGAGAAGAATATAAAACACTTGTTGGGAAAGACTTTAACTTGAAAAAGTTCCACGAAAAATTCTTGAGTTATGGCTCTGCTCCTGTAAAAAATATTCGTGAAATGATGTTGGCTGAACTTAAAAAATAA
- a CDS encoding S8 family peptidase, whose protein sequence is MKKTLFILTLIFTSGLFAQQSKVNFQLRNTIQQSKGNEQIALFVRGEVDLIKQAVLELGGKVKLSAGNIVQVELPSSTIYSFSANQFVQSIEYSFSKPTILSDTMLIHNNVIPIHQGASPLFQPYTGKGVVMGFIDTGIDFAHLDFKDTLGNTRILAIWDQYLADNGSSAFGYGQVWDSVAINGGTCTHLDHGGTNHGTHVAGIAAGNGLAVNNYKGVAPESYIVSVSSNQNISNWLSTVVDAVKFIYDVADSYNMPCVINVSMGDYWGSHDGTDAASLLIDSIVNYKPGRAFVCAAGNAGHINWHVEHQITSDTTFTWFKYNPSSAFGYGAVYFEAWADTADLNNVDFSIGANLPSGSFELRGNTPFVNIQNRLGSFTDTIYNNGNRIAIVDTYGELQGDKYNLAVHLQEPDSNTYNFSFMTTGSGKLDIWSASWLGVSNMVNSGLPSVAVLPQIAFYERPDSAKTMVSSFQNLSSILTVANFNNRASYLDIDSIVRYTGQVPGEKAISSSWGPTRRGLLKPDVAATGDNTIGPVSQAIVDLSVANPPNQQKIAFGGKHRINGGTSMASPVIAGVAALYLEKCPTATMVEIKNAIQNTAKQDVYTGTVPNIGFGYGKVNAFDVLNHSNYSVSLGADVNICDGDSVDLNPGSYSSYVWFNNDTNSTITIDSTEVVYVVVTNNSGCKSFSDTLQTTWHALPQKPTLTVLGNDTLLYSSTLDLQWYYNTSVLSGESDTILIAQNNGDYFLTVTDSFSCVNYSDTITLLTVGNHDFENEIEISIYPNPTTSTLNIISSNNEPIFKLNLLDVTGKNIQTIKPHDSVVKLNLKGLSEGVYFLQLVLEKSTFTKKIMLKN, encoded by the coding sequence ATGAAAAAAACATTATTCATATTAACGTTGATTTTTACAAGTGGCTTGTTTGCCCAGCAATCCAAGGTTAACTTTCAGTTAAGAAACACTATTCAACAATCAAAAGGTAATGAACAAATTGCATTGTTTGTTAGGGGAGAAGTTGATTTAATAAAACAAGCTGTTCTGGAACTTGGGGGTAAAGTAAAATTAAGTGCTGGAAATATTGTTCAGGTAGAGTTGCCATCTTCAACAATTTATTCTTTTTCAGCTAACCAGTTTGTTCAGTCAATTGAATATAGTTTTTCGAAGCCTACGATTCTTAGCGATACGATGCTTATTCATAACAATGTTATTCCAATTCATCAAGGCGCTTCACCATTGTTTCAACCGTATACTGGTAAAGGAGTTGTAATGGGTTTTATTGATACAGGAATAGATTTTGCCCATTTAGATTTTAAAGATACTTTGGGAAATACACGGATTCTAGCTATTTGGGATCAATACTTAGCTGACAATGGCTCTAGTGCTTTTGGATATGGGCAGGTTTGGGATTCGGTGGCGATAAATGGAGGTACTTGTACTCATTTAGATCATGGAGGGACCAATCATGGTACTCATGTGGCAGGAATTGCTGCTGGGAATGGATTGGCAGTGAACAATTATAAAGGAGTAGCACCAGAATCTTATATTGTTTCTGTTTCAAGTAACCAAAATATTAGTAATTGGTTATCGACAGTAGTAGATGCTGTTAAGTTTATTTATGATGTAGCCGATAGTTACAATATGCCTTGTGTAATTAATGTAAGTATGGGCGATTATTGGGGTTCGCATGATGGTACTGATGCTGCTTCACTTTTAATTGATAGTATTGTTAATTATAAACCAGGAAGAGCTTTTGTTTGTGCCGCAGGTAATGCCGGACATATTAATTGGCATGTTGAACACCAAATAACCTCAGATACTACCTTTACTTGGTTCAAATACAATCCTTCATCAGCTTTTGGTTATGGAGCAGTTTATTTTGAGGCATGGGCAGATACAGCTGATTTGAATAATGTTGATTTTTCAATAGGAGCAAACTTACCTTCTGGTAGTTTTGAGTTGAGAGGGAACACACCATTTGTCAACATTCAGAATAGACTTGGCAGTTTTACAGATACGATATACAACAATGGAAATAGAATAGCTATCGTAGATACTTATGGAGAGTTACAAGGAGATAAATACAATTTGGCAGTTCATTTACAAGAACCCGATTCTAATACCTATAACTTTAGTTTTATGACCACAGGAAGTGGTAAATTGGATATTTGGTCAGCATCTTGGTTGGGAGTATCGAACATGGTGAATTCAGGGTTGCCATCAGTTGCCGTTCTGCCCCAAATTGCTTTTTACGAACGACCAGATTCTGCAAAAACTATGGTTAGTAGTTTTCAAAATTTATCATCTATTTTAACGGTTGCAAACTTCAATAATAGGGCATCATATTTAGATATTGACTCGATAGTTCGTTATACTGGTCAGGTACCTGGAGAAAAAGCCATTTCTAGTAGTTGGGGACCAACACGCAGGGGATTATTAAAACCAGATGTAGCAGCAACAGGAGATAATACCATTGGTCCTGTTTCGCAAGCGATAGTAGATTTAAGTGTTGCTAATCCGCCAAATCAACAAAAAATCGCTTTTGGAGGTAAACATCGTATCAATGGAGGAACATCTATGGCATCACCTGTAATTGCAGGTGTTGCTGCTTTATACTTGGAAAAATGTCCAACGGCAACAATGGTTGAAATTAAAAATGCCATACAAAATACTGCCAAACAGGATGTTTATACAGGAACTGTTCCAAATATAGGATTTGGTTATGGAAAAGTTAATGCTTTTGATGTACTTAATCATTCAAATTACTCGGTTAGCTTAGGTGCAGATGTTAATATTTGTGATGGCGATTCAGTTGATTTAAATCCGGGTAGTTATTCAAGTTATGTATGGTTTAACAATGATACCAATTCAACCATAACAATAGATAGTACAGAAGTTGTTTATGTAGTTGTTACTAATAATAGTGGTTGTAAATCGTTTAGTGATACTTTACAAACTACATGGCATGCTCTACCGCAAAAACCTACCTTAACTGTTTTAGGTAATGATACTTTATTGTATTCATCAACTTTAGATTTGCAATGGTATTACAATACATCAGTGTTGTCAGGAGAAAGTGATACCATACTAATAGCTCAAAACAATGGTGATTATTTTTTAACGGTTACAGATTCTTTTTCGTGTGTTAATTATTCTGATACCATTACGTTATTAACGGTAGGTAATCATGATTTTGAAAATGAAATAGAGATTAGTATTTATCCTAATCCAACCACAAGTACTCTAAACATTATTTCATCTAATAACGAACCAATTTTTAAGTTAAATTTGCTTGATGTAACTGGAAAAAATATCCAAACAATTAAGCCTCACGATAGTGTTGTAAAGTTGAATTTAAAAGGCTTGTCAGAAGGGGTTTATTTTTTACAATTGGTTTTAGAAAAAAGTACTTTTACAAAGAAAATAATGTTGAAAAATTAA